The Garra rufa chromosome 23, GarRuf1.0, whole genome shotgun sequence genome includes a region encoding these proteins:
- the LOC141298750 gene encoding tripartite motif-containing protein 16-like gives MAESSISATQDVFSCSICLDLLKDPVTIPCGHSYCMSCIKGCWDQDDQKRVYRCPQCRQTFTPRPVLGKNTMMAAVLEKLKQTKLQDARPDQCTVSDVECDSCTGRKYKAIKSCLTCLESFCQNHFKKHEEIHSGKRHEVINATGRLQEMICPLHNKPMEIFCHTDKQCVCYLCTMDLHKNHETVSALAEWTEKQRQLKQTQRKCCQRIQNREDELQKLRKAMESHKRSAQAAVEHSERIFTELIRSIERSRSEVRQLIRAQETSALSQAEILLEQLKTEIKDLRRRDAELEKLSHSDNHIHFLQSFQSLSAPPGSTDSPSITVSSHFSFDDVEKSMTQMRVNLEHFCREEIKSLSSKVTDIMNSPTPEPKTRKEFLQYSRQLSVDLNTVNKLLCLSEGNRVITYTNKVQPYADHPDRFDYWSQVLCRESVCGRCYWEVEWSGRVDISVSYKGISRKGRGDESEFGCNDQSWSLACYGSNCSFWHNNKKTDLPVALSSSRIGVFVDHSAGTLSFYSVSDTMTLIHRVQTTFTRPLYPGFNFNSLSVFFYRTESKVKLCDLKI, from the exons ATGGCAGAATCCAGTATTTCAGCGACTCAGGATGTGTTCAGTTGTTCAATCTGTCTGGATCTACTGAAGGATCCAGTGACCattccctgtggacacagttatTGTATGAGCTGCATTAAAGGCTGCTGGGATCAGGATGATCAGAAGAGAGTCTACAGGTGtcctcagtgcagacagaccttcacTCCAAGACCTGTTTTAGGTAAAAACACCATGATGGCTGCAGTGCTGGAAAAACTCAAGCAGACAAAACTACAAGACGCTCGTCCTGATCAGTGTACAGTGTCAGATGTGGAGTGTGACAGCTGTACTGGGAGAAAATATAAAGCCATCAAGTCCTGTCTGACATGTCTGGAATCTTTTtgtcaaaatcattttaaaaagcatgAAGAAATTCACTCAGGAAAGCGACATGAAGTGATAAACGCCACTGGGCGCCTACAGGAGATGATTTGTCCTCTACATAATAAACCGATGGAAATTTTTTGTCATACTGATAAGCAATGTGTATGTTATCTGTGTACAATGGATCTGCACAAAAACCATGAGACCGTGTCAGCTTTAGCTGAGTGGACAGAGAAACAG CGGCAGTTGAAACAAACCCAAAGAAAATGCTGCCAGAGGATCCAGAATAGAGAGGATGAGCTTCAGAAGCTGAGAAAAGCTATGGAGTCTCACAAG cgctctgcacaggCAGCAGTGGAGcacagtgagaggatctttactgagctgatccgctccattgagagaagccgctctgagGTGAGACAGCTGATCAGAGCTCAGGAAACATCTGCACTGAGTCAAGCTGAAATACTATTGGAGCAACTGAAAACTGAGATTAAAGATCTGAGGAGGAGAGATGCTGAGCTGGAGAAACTTTCACACAGTGACAATCACATCCATTTCCTCCAG AGTTTCCAGTCTCTCTCTGCCCCTCCTGGATCTACAGACTCACCTAGCATCACTGTCAGTTCTCATTTCTCTTTTGATGATGTTGAAAAATCCATGACTCAAATGAGAGTGAATCTGGAGCATTTCTGCAGAGAGGAGATAAAAAGCTTATCTAGCAAAG TAACAGATATTATGAACAGTCCTACCCCTGAGCCCAAGACCAGGAAGGAGTTTCTACAGT ATTCACGCCAGCTCAGTGTGGATTTAAACACAGTGAACAAACTTCTCTGTTTGTCTGAGGGGAACAGAGTGATTACTTACACTAATAAAGTCCAGCCCTATGcggatcatccagacagatttgattacTGGTcacaggtgttgtgtagagagagtgtgtgtggacgctgttactgggaggttGAGTGGAGTGGTCGGGTggatatatcagtgtcatataagggcatcagcaggaagggacgGGGTGATGAGAGTGAGTTTGGttgtaatgatcagtcctggagtttggcCTGCTATGGGTCCAATTGCTCATTTTGGCATAATAACAAGAAGACTGATCTCCCTGTAGCCTTAAGCTCCTCTagaataggagtgtttgtggatcacagtgcaggaactctgtccttctacagcgtctctgacacaatgacccTCATTCATAGAGTCCAGACCACATTTACCCGGCCTCTCTATCCTGGGTTTAATTTCAATTCActatctgtatttttttatagAACAGAATCAAAGGTTAAACTGTGTGATCTAAAAATATAG